A portion of the Sphingorhabdus pulchriflava genome contains these proteins:
- the tsaE gene encoding tRNA (adenosine(37)-N6)-threonylcarbamoyltransferase complex ATPase subunit type 1 TsaE produces the protein MIVRTEAEMERLGFDLAGRVGPGQLVTLSGPLGAGKTVLSRAILRALGFDGDVSSPTYAIIHEYDEPAMRMPVVHADLYRLKAPGELYELGLFDDQASLKLVEWPEMGGQALLRVDVAITITPLADGSREVTINEKGM, from the coding sequence ATGATCGTTCGAACTGAAGCCGAAATGGAGCGGTTGGGCTTTGATCTGGCTGGGCGCGTTGGTCCCGGTCAGTTGGTGACGCTTTCCGGTCCATTAGGCGCTGGAAAGACCGTGCTAAGCCGGGCGATTTTGCGGGCGTTGGGCTTTGACGGGGATGTGTCTAGCCCGACCTACGCGATTATCCACGAATATGATGAGCCGGCGATGCGGATGCCGGTTGTCCATGCAGACCTGTATCGGCTAAAAGCTCCCGGCGAGTTGTACGAGCTTGGACTTTTTGACGATCAAGCGAGCTTGAAACTGGTCGAATGGCCAGAAATGGGAGGCCAAGCGCTTCTGCGCGTGGACGTCGCAATTACCATTACGCCGTTGGCCGACGGCAGTCGCGAAGTGACAATCAACGAAAAAGGGATGTGA
- a CDS encoding aminoglycoside phosphotransferase family protein translates to MTAAQIPAGTDNFLTGCGWGGAAIEPLAGDASFRRYFRVRKSDGSTAMLMDAPPPHEDPKPFLHVAQYLVEQGFRAPVVYGTDLDRGLVLIEDFGNTRMREFLDDHPEDEMQIYRHAIATLIDLEKAPVAKLAPYDFAAYLREVDLLVEWYLPAMGVAFDREEFEALWKAALASISGPEWQQVTALRDYHAENIMLLEDGSQGLIDFQDALAGHPAYDLVSLLQDARRDVSQELEIEMLLYYKSVAKPEYDFDLHYALLGAQRNTKIVGIFTRLWKRDGKARYLNFLPRMWGLLERDLQHPGLADLKHWFDTTIPDEVRRTSPDSIA, encoded by the coding sequence TTGACGGCTGCGCAAATACCCGCAGGGACAGATAACTTTTTGACCGGCTGCGGATGGGGCGGCGCTGCGATCGAGCCGCTTGCAGGTGATGCTTCTTTCCGACGCTATTTCCGCGTTCGCAAATCCGACGGTTCCACTGCGATGCTTATGGATGCGCCGCCGCCGCACGAAGATCCCAAGCCGTTCCTGCATGTCGCTCAATATCTGGTTGAACAGGGTTTTCGGGCGCCGGTTGTTTACGGCACAGATTTAGATCGTGGTCTTGTCCTGATCGAAGATTTTGGCAACACCCGAATGCGGGAATTTCTGGATGACCATCCCGAAGATGAAATGCAGATTTATCGTCATGCGATTGCTACATTAATCGATCTTGAAAAGGCTCCGGTCGCCAAGCTCGCACCCTATGATTTCGCGGCCTACTTGCGCGAAGTCGATCTTCTGGTTGAATGGTATCTTCCAGCGATGGGTGTCGCTTTTGATCGTGAGGAATTTGAAGCGCTATGGAAAGCCGCGCTAGCTTCGATAAGCGGACCGGAATGGCAGCAGGTGACTGCATTGCGGGACTATCATGCTGAAAACATCATGCTGCTTGAAGACGGGTCGCAGGGTCTGATCGATTTTCAGGACGCATTGGCTGGACATCCTGCCTATGACCTTGTGTCTCTTTTGCAAGATGCAAGGCGCGATGTATCCCAAGAACTCGAAATCGAGATGCTGCTCTATTACAAAAGCGTTGCAAAGCCGGAATATGACTTCGACCTGCATTACGCGTTGCTGGGCGCACAACGAAACACCAAGATAGTCGGCATTTTCACCAGACTGTGGAAACGCGATGGTAAGGCGCGGTATCTGAATTTCCTGCCTCGTATGTGGGGCCTTCTGGAACGTGATCTGCAACATCCGGGGCTTGCCGATTTGAAACATTGGTTCGACACAACAATCCCTGATGAAGTTCGACGCACGTCACCGGACAGCATCGCATGA
- a CDS encoding nucleotidyltransferase family protein — MKVDSAMIMAAGLGTRMRPLTERKPKPLVEVAGKTLLDHVLDKARDAGISKVVVNVHYLPEQVEAHLAKQAADLEVTISDERDLLMETGGGLVKAQGLIAAEPFYCLNSDAIWTEAIGHHGLKRLAQAWDGDRMDGLLLIVPRQNAYQHPGNGDFSLDDDNRLVRRGQRDSAPYVYTGNQLISHRLLRDAPKGPFSTNILWDRAIAEGRLFGLVHEGDWFDIGSPQAIAPTEAALAVHG; from the coding sequence ATGAAAGTTGACAGCGCGATGATTATGGCGGCCGGTCTGGGCACGCGGATGCGCCCGCTGACCGAGCGCAAGCCAAAGCCGCTGGTCGAAGTCGCAGGAAAAACCCTGCTCGACCATGTGCTCGATAAGGCACGAGATGCGGGCATTTCCAAGGTTGTGGTCAATGTGCATTATCTGCCCGAACAGGTTGAGGCGCACCTTGCCAAGCAGGCTGCCGACCTTGAGGTCACTATTTCAGACGAGCGTGACTTGCTGATGGAAACCGGCGGCGGTTTGGTGAAAGCCCAAGGCCTTATCGCAGCAGAACCATTTTACTGCCTCAATAGCGATGCCATCTGGACCGAAGCGATCGGTCACCACGGTCTCAAGCGTTTGGCACAGGCGTGGGACGGCGACCGAATGGATGGCCTGTTGCTCATCGTCCCGCGCCAAAATGCTTATCAGCATCCGGGGAACGGTGATTTTTCTCTTGATGACGACAACCGGCTGGTTCGCCGCGGACAACGCGACAGCGCGCCCTATGTCTACACTGGCAACCAGTTGATAAGCCATCGTCTCTTGCGGGATGCTCCTAAAGGGCCTTTTTCGACCAATATTTTGTGGGATCGGGCAATCGCCGAAGGGCGGCTGTTCGGACTAGTGCACGAAGGCGACTGGTTTGATATCGGATCGCCGCAGGCCATAGCTCCGACCGAAGCCGCGCTGGCAGTGCATGGCTGA